In Ptiloglossa arizonensis isolate GNS036 chromosome 6, iyPtiAriz1_principal, whole genome shotgun sequence, the DNA window TTATGTGATGAATATATCTATAAGTTACGATTGCTCAGATAAAAATCTCTTAGAATTATTTTATAGGAAAATCCATGTCAACATCCAGTAATTATTCTTAAAGACATGAAGTATACTGAAATTGAATCATTGCTGAAATTCATGTATCAAGGTGAGATTAATATTAAACAAGAAGATTTATCTACTTTCTTAAAAGTGGCACAAACATTGCAAATTAGAGGACTTGCAACTGAAAACTCAAATAGCACAAAAACATTTTCTAATTGTGACAGTCAACTAAGTATTGATTCTAACACTCAAAGTGTTAGACAATCGCATTTAAgtacaataaataaaatgtacaaagaTGTCGGAACCATAGATAGAAGAAAAAGGTCTCGCGATATAATGAGAAAGAATGCCAAGAAGAAAAGACGCGATACATTGTCAGTTTCTGAAAATATTCATGATTTATCAAACGAAGAAGTAGACGAGGATAACCAAGAAGTTTTGTTTTTAATGAACAAAGACATAGGTGATTCCATGCATGAAAAAGAAGATAataatattcctattgtaaaaaGCAATGATAAAGATCACGAAGAAGATTCAAGCAAGTTAAGCAATGCACAGACTTCAAAAGATGACCCTCCACAACAAGGTgaagaatttataaatataaaggcTGCTTTAacaatattgtaaaattgaaattttgtaattaaattaacgTATATGAAGATTTGACGTGGTGTACTTTAAATTGCAGTTGTTGAACCAGTAATTTACAGACTATCTGCGCGAGGGCGACCACAATTAGTACACGAGGGCTATGTTTATAATTTGACATCTCGCTCGGAAGGTTTAAATAGGTCTCATTATCGATGCGCAGAACAACATCGTGGATGTAAAGGTAAATGTGCAGTTATTGCAGAAAGATTTATGCCTACAGGTGTACATGATCATAATCATCCACCCGGATATCAGTCAGAACATGATtatagaagaaagaaaggctTAGATGTAGATATTCCTTAAATTGTAAACTACTTGAGTTTACCAACAGCAATTTATCCCATTATAGTTTCATTGCAGAAATTCAAATAGGATTGAAAAGTACTTtccaaataatattattatggtATATAGCAATAgtgtttattaaataatattcagtattatttaaataaaaattttaatttgccCCACAATTCGTTAGTGGATCCTGAAATTCAATAAATTACAACAACTGATACAAACATAAAGTTTACGTTACTGAAAacatataattgtaattataactAACATGCATACTATGGGCCAATTTTAACATGTGGGTTAttgtatttcaatttaattGTGATGCACTTTGAGATTGTGTAATGAGATTTATAATGCAGATTGGAAAATGGTGATCAGCACATTCCAtttagtattatatttaaaatgaaacaaaGCCAAATAAGagtatttaatttatattgtCTGTTTACATGTAGAATAATGTTGTCCATATAACGAATGTAATTCGTTTTTTATAAATACACGTTAACACACATGTGAAAacttgtatatatgtacatataaaacTCCATGTTTTGCATATTTACATTTTAAGTTCTTGTAAAAGCAATTTTTATGTATGTTATCAGAGAAAATAACAAactttataatatattacattagagattaaataaatggaaaatagtATAGataaacgttaaaaattataaaatttatttttatattaatattttcattataaacTTTCTTTTCTGAATACTAAAAAACAGttatagaaattaatacaataactttaataaatatttttcatttccaagaaattgattttatggtttatataaaaatttgtgtAAAAGGCAATAGTCTCATGGTAAACATAGAAAAATGTACAGAACAATGCAAGCTGAAACGAAGATTTTATAATCTTGTCGATGTCTATCCCGTTcccgtgaaatttttaaatattaaaaatgcgtTTGTATGTCTAAGGAAAACATTAATGTCGTCTAGCCATCTTCTTTTCTaactttcgttgtttcttctcGCTAATCTCAGGTTGTTCAAGACCAGGTGCAAAAAACCATGGTGCTAATATTCGTTTCCATAGTATCCACCCTTCTGTCAATGGTAACTGTAACAATGTAGTGTAAAAGTTTCATAATCTATTTAAGTATACCGTATaggtaaaaaatgaaaaaaagttatttaaaaatttttataatttatgacAACATAATGTactgttttatatttaaattgtgtattttattaaatatacttacaACGAGCCATAACCACCaaaaataatttgatataaGAGAAAGTACTTGTACTCCTGAGGTTAATATAATTAAATCCTTTACATGTCTGAAACAAAGCAAAGAAGTAATTATATGTAACAAATATGATTTGGAATATAATAAACATGTTACATTATTTTGAACCTCTATTAATATAATTTGCGATATTTACTCTGCTATACCACCTTCCATGTTAAGATCAATGCCACCATCCAACAATTGTCCAGTTTCTGAATACGTTGCTTGTCCTATGAATTTCATAAATTGATAACTTCCTATATATACAATTCCAGAAAATACGGTTAAAATCTGCAATTATTATATATCATATAATGACAAGCATTATTTTTAGCAGTACTATACTCTGATGTTAACTTATCTAGTTGCGATATAAATAAAGAACTTACTATTGAGGATGTTGTAAATTCAAAGAATAACATCATGATACTAAAGTATATTCCTAATACTCCAATAATCATATTACGATAAAAACTTAAAGTTGTTCTATTTTCCTCCACAATCTGTTTCACTCCTCTTGTTGCCACTTTGGTCTTCTTAGTCTAAAAAGATATCAATTAATActgtttaatatttacaaaacaaaATTTTGCAATAAGTTATTGTTTACTGATAAAATATCACATATTTTAGCATACTATTGATCGTATTGACACAATAATTCGCATATTCAGGATAACTCAATAgtaaaagaattaaagaaatagattgcataaataatataataagaaACGTACCACCatgttttgtttataaattacaGCGAAAGAAATATCTAGTATCTCTAAACAATTAATATTTGTTCAATAATCGATACATAACGAACTTAACCTTCTTAAAAGTATTCAAAAATACTTAGGT includes these proteins:
- the LOC143148307 gene encoding uncharacterized protein LOC143148307 isoform X2, with product MYIYSVFELSIRKFLNHDPSVFVTMIKMANTSLSDQFSLKWNNFSSNLTSGFLSHLTENDLVDVTLAVEGQLLQAHKLVLSVCSPYFKNIFKENPCQHPVIILKDMKYTEIESLLKFMYQGEINIKQEDLSTFLKVAQTLQIRGLATENSNSTKTFSNCDSQLSIDSNTQSVRQSHLSTINKMYKDVGTIDRRKRSRDIMRKNAKKKRRDTLSVSENIHDLSNEEVDEDNQEVLFLMNKDIGDSMHEKEDNNIPIVKSNDKDHEEDSSKLSNAQTSKDDPPQQVVEPVIYRLSARGRPQLVHEGYVYNLTSRSEGLNRSHYRCAEQHRGCKGCSRPGAKNHGANIRFHSIHPSVNGNCNNVV
- the LOC143148307 gene encoding uncharacterized protein LOC143148307 isoform X4, coding for MLHDRIKMANTSLSDQFSLKWNNFSSNLTSGFLSHLTENDLVDVTLAVEGQLLQAHKLVLSVCSPYFKNIFKENPCQHPVIILKDMKYTEIESLLKFMYQGEINIKQEDLSTFLKVAQTLQIRGLATENSNSTKTFSNCDSQLSIDSNTQSVRQSHLSTINKMYKDVGTIDRRKRSRDIMRKNAKKKRRDTLSVSENIHDLSNEEVDEDNQEVLFLMNKDIGDSMHEKEDNNIPIVKSNDKDHEEDSSKLSNAQTSKDDPPQQVVEPVIYRLSARGRPQLVHEGYVYNLTSRSEGLNRSHYRCAEQHRGCKGKCAVIAERFMPTGVHDHNHPPGYQSEHDYRRKKGLDVDIP
- the LOC143148307 gene encoding uncharacterized protein LOC143148307 isoform X3 — protein: MLHDRVCEKFDVTIKMANTSLSDQFSLKWNNFSSNLTSGFLSHLTENDLVDVTLAVEGQLLQAHKLVLSVCSPYFKNIFKENPCQHPVIILKDMKYTEIESLLKFMYQGEINIKQEDLSTFLKVAQTLQIRGLATENSNSTKTFSNCDSQLSIDSNTQSVRQSHLSTINKMYKDVGTIDRRKRSRDIMRKNAKKKRRDTLSVSENIHDLSNEEVDEDNQEVLFLMNKDIGDSMHEKEDNNIPIVKSNDKDHEEDSSKLSNAQTSKDDPPQQVVEPVIYRLSARGRPQLVHEGYVYNLTSRSEGLNRSHYRCAEQHRGCKGKCAVIAERFMPTGVHDHNHPPGYQSEHDYRRKKGLDVDIP
- the LOC143148307 gene encoding uncharacterized protein LOC143148307 isoform X5, which translates into the protein MANTSLSDQFSLKWNNFSSNLTSGFLSHLTENDLVDVTLAVEGQLLQAHKLVLSVCSPYFKNIFKENPCQHPVIILKDMKYTEIESLLKFMYQGEINIKQEDLSTFLKVAQTLQIRGLATENSNSTKTFSNCDSQLSIDSNTQSVRQSHLSTINKMYKDVGTIDRRKRSRDIMRKNAKKKRRDTLSVSENIHDLSNEEVDEDNQEVLFLMNKDIGDSMHEKEDNNIPIVKSNDKDHEEDSSKLSNAQTSKDDPPQQVVEPVIYRLSARGRPQLVHEGYVYNLTSRSEGLNRSHYRCAEQHRGCKGKCAVIAERFMPTGVHDHNHPPGYQSEHDYRRKKGLDVDIP
- the LOC143148307 gene encoding uncharacterized protein LOC143148307 isoform X1; this translates as MYIYSVFELSIRKFLNHDPSVFVTMIKMANTSLSDQFSLKWNNFSSNLTSGFLSHLTENDLVDVTLAVEGQLLQAHKLVLSVCSPYFKNIFKENPCQHPVIILKDMKYTEIESLLKFMYQGEINIKQEDLSTFLKVAQTLQIRGLATENSNSTKTFSNCDSQLSIDSNTQSVRQSHLSTINKMYKDVGTIDRRKRSRDIMRKNAKKKRRDTLSVSENIHDLSNEEVDEDNQEVLFLMNKDIGDSMHEKEDNNIPIVKSNDKDHEEDSSKLSNAQTSKDDPPQQVVEPVIYRLSARGRPQLVHEGYVYNLTSRSEGLNRSHYRCAEQHRGCKGKCAVIAERFMPTGVHDHNHPPGYQSEHDYRRKKGLDVDIP
- the LOC143148310 gene encoding transmembrane protein 208, whose translation is MVTKKTKVATRGVKQIVEENRTTLSFYRNMIIGVLGIYFSIMMLFFEFTTSSIDKQRIQKLDNCWMVALILTWKVV